A region from the Vulpes lagopus strain Blue_001 chromosome 5, ASM1834538v1, whole genome shotgun sequence genome encodes:
- the ODF3B gene encoding outer dense fiber protein 3B isoform X7, which translates to MGSDVWVGPWRPHRPRGPIAALYRGPGPKYLLPPNIGYTLHDPSRPRAPAFSFGARLPPPRTFCGPGPGHLVPARMTVRGPDGSPAYSIHGRPRPAAPLLTPGPGRYFPERAGNATYPSAPRHSIAPRNWGAHAEQQTPGPATYTVPSLLGPRVVGKVSAPTYSIYGRSAVGSFCEDLSKTPGPCAYHVVSPAIYKPRAPQFSMLARTSPPRDNSLNPGPAAYSVDQVLWRPGSRHRKPRGWSFGIRHSDYLARVLTDADD; encoded by the exons atGGGCTCCGACGTGTGGGTCGGCCCCTGGCGGCCGCACCGGCCCCGCGGCCCCATCGCAGCGCTCTACCGAGGCCCGGGCCCCAAATACCTGCTGCCCCCGAACATCG GCTACACCTTGCACGACCCgtcgcggccccgcgccccggccttCTCCTTCGGCGCGCGCCTCCCCCCGCCGCGGACGTTttgcggccccggccccggccacCTGGTTCCCGCTCGCATGACCGTGCGCGGCCCCGACGGCAGCCCCGCCTACTCCATCCacggccgcccgcgccccgcggcgCCCCTCCTCACTCCCGGACCGG GCAGGTACTTCCCCGAGCGAGCTGGGAACGCGACGTACCCCAGTGCACCTCGGCACAGCATCGCGCCCCGCAACTGGGGCGCCCACGCGGAGCAGCAGACCCCAG gccccgcgACCTACACGGTGCCCTCGCTCCTGGGCCCGCGCGTCGTCGGTAAAGTCTCGGCCCCCACTTACTCCATCTACGGCCGCAGCGCAGTGGGCAGCTTCTGCGAGGACCTCAGCAAG ACCCCGGGCCCCTGCGCCTACCACGTGGTGAGCCCCGCGATCTACAAGCCCCGGGCCCCCCAGTTCTCCATGCTGGCGCGGACCTCGCCCCCCCGGGACAACAGCCTGAATCCGGGGCCTGCGGCCTACAGCGTGGACCAGGTGCTCTGGCGTCCCGGGTCCCGG CACCGGAAGCCCCGCGGCTGGAGCTTCGGAATCCGGCACTCGGACTACTTGGCCCGGGTCCTGACCGACGCGGACGACTGA
- the ODF3B gene encoding outer dense fiber protein 3B isoform X3: MGSDVWVGPWRPHRPRGPIAALYRGPGPKYLLPPNIGTGVGGRAKARRGRARGGAGPGEAVTPPAGYTLHDPSRPRAPAFSFGARLPPPRTFCGPGPGHLVPARMTVRGPDGSPAYSIHGRPRPAAPLLTPGPGRYFPERAGNATYPSAPRHSIAPRNWGAHAEQQTPGPATYTVPSLLGPRVVGKVSAPTYSIYGRSAVGSFCEDLSKVGAAGGRGPSSRPAGWTQRPCRPPTDPGPLRLPRGEPRDLQAPGPPVLHAGADLAPPGQQPESGACGLQRGPAPEAPRLELRNPALGLLGPGPDRRGRLTGRAGPTRLHKASRACSACAPLFAAGARRGGGAALGPRGPGPSSPGRHALP; the protein is encoded by the exons atGGGCTCCGACGTGTGGGTCGGCCCCTGGCGGCCGCACCGGCCCCGCGGCCCCATCGCAGCGCTCTACCGAGGCCCGGGCCCCAAATACCTGCTGCCCCCGAACATCGGTACCGGCGTCGGGGGGAGGGCGAAGGCGCGGCGAGGGCGGGCCCGGGGAGGCGCGGGCCCCGGTGAGGCTGTGACGCCCCCCGCAGGCTACACCTTGCACGACCCgtcgcggccccgcgccccggccttCTCCTTCGGCGCGCGCCTCCCCCCGCCGCGGACGTTttgcggccccggccccggccacCTGGTTCCCGCTCGCATGACCGTGCGCGGCCCCGACGGCAGCCCCGCCTACTCCATCCacggccgcccgcgccccgcggcgCCCCTCCTCACTCCCGGACCGG GCAGGTACTTCCCCGAGCGAGCTGGGAACGCGACGTACCCCAGTGCACCTCGGCACAGCATCGCGCCCCGCAACTGGGGCGCCCACGCGGAGCAGCAGACCCCAG gccccgcgACCTACACGGTGCCCTCGCTCCTGGGCCCGCGCGTCGTCGGTAAAGTCTCGGCCCCCACTTACTCCATCTACGGCCGCAGCGCAGTGGGCAGCTTCTGCGAGGACCTCAGCAAGgtgggggcggccgggggccggggcccaAGCTCGAGGCCTGCAGGCTGGACCCAGCGCCCCTGCCGCCCTCCCACAGACCCCGGGCCCCTGCGCCTACCACGTGGTGAGCCCCGCGATCTACAAGCCCCGGGCCCCCCAGTTCTCCATGCTGGCGCGGACCTCGCCCCCCCGGGACAACAGCCTGAATCCGGGGCCTGCGGCCTACAGCGTGGACCAG CACCGGAAGCCCCGCGGCTGGAGCTTCGGAATCCGGCACTCGGACTACTTGGCCCGGGTCCTGACCGACGCGGACGACTGACCGGGCGGGCGGGCCCCACACGTTTGCATAAAGCCTCCCGAGCCTGCAGCGCGTGCGCCCCTCTGTTCGCCgcgggcgcgcggcggggggggggggcggcgctcGGTCCCCGGGGTCCCGGCCCGTCCAGCCCCGGAAGGCACGCGTTGCCGTGA
- the ODF3B gene encoding outer dense fiber protein 3B isoform X5, which yields MGSDVWVGPWRPHRPRGPIAALYRGPGPKYLLPPNIGTGVGGRAKARRGRARGGAGPGEAVTPPAGYTLHDPSRPRAPAFSFGARLPPPRTFCGPGPGHLVPARMTVRGPDGSPAYSIHGRPRPAAPLLTPGPGRYFPERAGNATYPSAPRHSIAPRNWGAHAEQQTPDPGPLRLPRGEPRDLQAPGPPVLHAGADLAPPGQQPESGACGLQRGPAPEAPRLELRNPALGLLGPGPDRRGRLTGRAGPTRLHKASRACSACAPLFAAGARRGGGAALGPRGPGPSSPGRHALP from the exons atGGGCTCCGACGTGTGGGTCGGCCCCTGGCGGCCGCACCGGCCCCGCGGCCCCATCGCAGCGCTCTACCGAGGCCCGGGCCCCAAATACCTGCTGCCCCCGAACATCGGTACCGGCGTCGGGGGGAGGGCGAAGGCGCGGCGAGGGCGGGCCCGGGGAGGCGCGGGCCCCGGTGAGGCTGTGACGCCCCCCGCAGGCTACACCTTGCACGACCCgtcgcggccccgcgccccggccttCTCCTTCGGCGCGCGCCTCCCCCCGCCGCGGACGTTttgcggccccggccccggccacCTGGTTCCCGCTCGCATGACCGTGCGCGGCCCCGACGGCAGCCCCGCCTACTCCATCCacggccgcccgcgccccgcggcgCCCCTCCTCACTCCCGGACCGG GCAGGTACTTCCCCGAGCGAGCTGGGAACGCGACGTACCCCAGTGCACCTCGGCACAGCATCGCGCCCCGCAACTGGGGCGCCCACGCGGAGCAGCAGACCCCAG ACCCCGGGCCCCTGCGCCTACCACGTGGTGAGCCCCGCGATCTACAAGCCCCGGGCCCCCCAGTTCTCCATGCTGGCGCGGACCTCGCCCCCCCGGGACAACAGCCTGAATCCGGGGCCTGCGGCCTACAGCGTGGACCAG CACCGGAAGCCCCGCGGCTGGAGCTTCGGAATCCGGCACTCGGACTACTTGGCCCGGGTCCTGACCGACGCGGACGACTGACCGGGCGGGCGGGCCCCACACGTTTGCATAAAGCCTCCCGAGCCTGCAGCGCGTGCGCCCCTCTGTTCGCCgcgggcgcgcggcggggggggggggcggcgctcGGTCCCCGGGGTCCCGGCCCGTCCAGCCCCGGAAGGCACGCGTTGCCGTGA
- the ODF3B gene encoding outer dense fiber protein 3B isoform X2 — translation MGSDVWVGPWRPHRPRGPIAALYRGPGPKYLLPPNIGTGVGGRAKARRGRARGGAGPGEAVTPPAGYTLHDPSRPRAPAFSFGARLPPPRTFCGPGPGHLVPARMTVRGPDGSPAYSIHGRPRPAAPLLTPGPGRYFPERAGNATYPSAPRHSIAPRNWGAHAEQQTPGPATYTVPSLLGPRVVGKVSAPTYSIYGRSAVGSFCEDLSKTPGPCAYHVVSPAIYKPRAPQFSMLARTSPPRDNSLNPGPAAYSVDQVLWRPGSRVRGRGAGLEDPARSAPCPGPAAPEAPRLELRNPALGLLGPGPDRRGRLTGRAGPTRLHKASRACSACAPLFAAGARRGGGAALGPRGPGPSSPGRHALP, via the exons atGGGCTCCGACGTGTGGGTCGGCCCCTGGCGGCCGCACCGGCCCCGCGGCCCCATCGCAGCGCTCTACCGAGGCCCGGGCCCCAAATACCTGCTGCCCCCGAACATCGGTACCGGCGTCGGGGGGAGGGCGAAGGCGCGGCGAGGGCGGGCCCGGGGAGGCGCGGGCCCCGGTGAGGCTGTGACGCCCCCCGCAGGCTACACCTTGCACGACCCgtcgcggccccgcgccccggccttCTCCTTCGGCGCGCGCCTCCCCCCGCCGCGGACGTTttgcggccccggccccggccacCTGGTTCCCGCTCGCATGACCGTGCGCGGCCCCGACGGCAGCCCCGCCTACTCCATCCacggccgcccgcgccccgcggcgCCCCTCCTCACTCCCGGACCGG GCAGGTACTTCCCCGAGCGAGCTGGGAACGCGACGTACCCCAGTGCACCTCGGCACAGCATCGCGCCCCGCAACTGGGGCGCCCACGCGGAGCAGCAGACCCCAG gccccgcgACCTACACGGTGCCCTCGCTCCTGGGCCCGCGCGTCGTCGGTAAAGTCTCGGCCCCCACTTACTCCATCTACGGCCGCAGCGCAGTGGGCAGCTTCTGCGAGGACCTCAGCAAG ACCCCGGGCCCCTGCGCCTACCACGTGGTGAGCCCCGCGATCTACAAGCCCCGGGCCCCCCAGTTCTCCATGCTGGCGCGGACCTCGCCCCCCCGGGACAACAGCCTGAATCCGGGGCCTGCGGCCTACAGCGTGGACCAGGTGCTCTGGCGTCCCGGGTCCCGGGTCCGGggtcggggcgcggggctggAGGACCCCGCGAGGTCAGCGCCGTGTCCTGGGCCCGCAGCACCGGAAGCCCCGCGGCTGGAGCTTCGGAATCCGGCACTCGGACTACTTGGCCCGGGTCCTGACCGACGCGGACGACTGACCGGGCGGGCGGGCCCCACACGTTTGCATAAAGCCTCCCGAGCCTGCAGCGCGTGCGCCCCTCTGTTCGCCgcgggcgcgcggcggggggggggggcggcgctcGGTCCCCGGGGTCCCGGCCCGTCCAGCCCCGGAAGGCACGCGTTGCCGTGA
- the ODF3B gene encoding outer dense fiber protein 3B isoform X6: protein MGSDVWVGPWRPHRPRGPIAALYRGPGPKYLLPPNIGYTLHDPSRPRAPAFSFGARLPPPRTFCGPGPGHLVPARMTVRGPDGSPAYSIHGRPRPAAPLLTPGPGRYFPERAGNATYPSAPRHSIAPRNWGAHAEQQTPGPATYTVPSLLGPRVVGKVSAPTYSIYGRSAVGSFCEDLSKTPGPCAYHVVSPAIYKPRAPQFSMLARTSPPRDNSLNPGPAAYSVDQHRKPRGWSFGIRHSDYLARVLTDADD, encoded by the exons atGGGCTCCGACGTGTGGGTCGGCCCCTGGCGGCCGCACCGGCCCCGCGGCCCCATCGCAGCGCTCTACCGAGGCCCGGGCCCCAAATACCTGCTGCCCCCGAACATCG GCTACACCTTGCACGACCCgtcgcggccccgcgccccggccttCTCCTTCGGCGCGCGCCTCCCCCCGCCGCGGACGTTttgcggccccggccccggccacCTGGTTCCCGCTCGCATGACCGTGCGCGGCCCCGACGGCAGCCCCGCCTACTCCATCCacggccgcccgcgccccgcggcgCCCCTCCTCACTCCCGGACCGG GCAGGTACTTCCCCGAGCGAGCTGGGAACGCGACGTACCCCAGTGCACCTCGGCACAGCATCGCGCCCCGCAACTGGGGCGCCCACGCGGAGCAGCAGACCCCAG gccccgcgACCTACACGGTGCCCTCGCTCCTGGGCCCGCGCGTCGTCGGTAAAGTCTCGGCCCCCACTTACTCCATCTACGGCCGCAGCGCAGTGGGCAGCTTCTGCGAGGACCTCAGCAAG ACCCCGGGCCCCTGCGCCTACCACGTGGTGAGCCCCGCGATCTACAAGCCCCGGGCCCCCCAGTTCTCCATGCTGGCGCGGACCTCGCCCCCCCGGGACAACAGCCTGAATCCGGGGCCTGCGGCCTACAGCGTGGACCAG CACCGGAAGCCCCGCGGCTGGAGCTTCGGAATCCGGCACTCGGACTACTTGGCCCGGGTCCTGACCGACGCGGACGACTGA
- the ODF3B gene encoding outer dense fiber protein 3B isoform X4, producing the protein MGSDVWVGPWRPHRPRGPIAALYRGPGPKYLLPPNIGYTLHDPSRPRAPAFSFGARLPPPRTFCGPGPGHLVPARMTVRGPDGSPAYSIHGRPRPAAPLLTPGPGRYFPERAGNATYPSAPRHSIAPRNWGAHAEQQTPGPATYTVPSLLGPRVVGKVSAPTYSIYGRSAVGSFCEDLSKTPGPCAYHVVSPAIYKPRAPQFSMLARTSPPRDNSLNPGPAAYSVDQVLWRPGSRVRGRGAGLEDPARSAPCPGPAAPEAPRLELRNPALGLLGPGPDRRGRLTGRAGPTRLHKASRACSACAPLFAAGARRGGGAALGPRGPGPSSPGRHALP; encoded by the exons atGGGCTCCGACGTGTGGGTCGGCCCCTGGCGGCCGCACCGGCCCCGCGGCCCCATCGCAGCGCTCTACCGAGGCCCGGGCCCCAAATACCTGCTGCCCCCGAACATCG GCTACACCTTGCACGACCCgtcgcggccccgcgccccggccttCTCCTTCGGCGCGCGCCTCCCCCCGCCGCGGACGTTttgcggccccggccccggccacCTGGTTCCCGCTCGCATGACCGTGCGCGGCCCCGACGGCAGCCCCGCCTACTCCATCCacggccgcccgcgccccgcggcgCCCCTCCTCACTCCCGGACCGG GCAGGTACTTCCCCGAGCGAGCTGGGAACGCGACGTACCCCAGTGCACCTCGGCACAGCATCGCGCCCCGCAACTGGGGCGCCCACGCGGAGCAGCAGACCCCAG gccccgcgACCTACACGGTGCCCTCGCTCCTGGGCCCGCGCGTCGTCGGTAAAGTCTCGGCCCCCACTTACTCCATCTACGGCCGCAGCGCAGTGGGCAGCTTCTGCGAGGACCTCAGCAAG ACCCCGGGCCCCTGCGCCTACCACGTGGTGAGCCCCGCGATCTACAAGCCCCGGGCCCCCCAGTTCTCCATGCTGGCGCGGACCTCGCCCCCCCGGGACAACAGCCTGAATCCGGGGCCTGCGGCCTACAGCGTGGACCAGGTGCTCTGGCGTCCCGGGTCCCGGGTCCGGggtcggggcgcggggctggAGGACCCCGCGAGGTCAGCGCCGTGTCCTGGGCCCGCAGCACCGGAAGCCCCGCGGCTGGAGCTTCGGAATCCGGCACTCGGACTACTTGGCCCGGGTCCTGACCGACGCGGACGACTGACCGGGCGGGCGGGCCCCACACGTTTGCATAAAGCCTCCCGAGCCTGCAGCGCGTGCGCCCCTCTGTTCGCCgcgggcgcgcggcggggggggggggcggcgctcGGTCCCCGGGGTCCCGGCCCGTCCAGCCCCGGAAGGCACGCGTTGCCGTGA
- the ODF3B gene encoding outer dense fiber protein 3B isoform X1 — protein sequence MGSGSLAGRGRESSPPPRLPRRDPQEQVSVPALGPPPGTGSPRRPLRSPPVSLPDAPKVSANAREFLSGRTETKLGALTPDWARSGGLGAGGGSRGRSLGQGLGLGLGAGAGAGPGVGAGGRGPGAGAGPGVGVGAGAGVRGRGQGLGLGVRPGAGAGVWGCPRPRGARKAPACLPGAQDTGWAPPRSPESGVRRREAGRPAARPSPGWRGGRSCLRRCRRPERPAAPHGLRRVGRPLAAAPAPRPHRSALPRPGPQIPAAPEHRLHLARPVAAPRPGLLLRRAPPPAADVLRPRPRPPGSRSHDRARPRRQPRLLHPRPPAPRGAPPHSRTGQVLPRASWERDVPQCTSAQHRAPQLGRPRGAADPRWAREAAPRGPGGDPRAGRASPPPSAAAPQAPRPTRCPRSWARASSVKSRPPLTPSTAAAQWAASARTSARWGRPGAGAQARGLQAGPSAPAALPQTPGPCAYHVVSPAIYKPRAPQFSMLARTSPPRDNSLNPGPAAYSVDQHRKPRGWSFGIRHSDYLARVLTDADD from the exons ATGGGGTCTGGGAGTCTGGCTGGGCGGGGGCGGGAATCCAGCCCCCCACCTCGCCTTCCCCGCCGGGACCCACAAGAGCAGGTTAGTGTACCAGCCTTGGGGCCCCCTCCGGGCACCGGGTCCCCACGCCGCCCCCTCCGGTCGCCCCCGGTGTCTTTGCCCGATGCCCCTAAAGTATCCGCCAACGCCAGAGAATTCCTTTCCGGCAGAACTGAGACCAAACTTGGCGCGCTCACACCCGACTGGGCTCGTTCTGGgggtctgggggcagggggcgggagcaggggcaggagcctggggcagggcctggggctggggctaggggcaggggctggggcagggcctggggttggggctgggggccgggggccgggggcgggggcagggcctggggttggggttggggctggggctggggtccgggggcgggggcagggcctggggctgggggtgaggcctggggcaggggccggggtCTGGGGGTGCCCCCGACCCCGCGGGGCCCGCAAAGCTCCCGCTTGTTTGCCCGGCGCCCAGGATACCGGATGGGCCCCGCCCCGGAGTCCGGAGTCCGGAGTccggaggcgggaggcggggcgcccggcggcccggccgagccctgggtggagggggggcCGCTCTTGCCTCCGCAGGTGCCGCAGGCCCgagcgccccgccgcgccccatGGGCTCCGACGTGTGGGTCGGCCCCTGGCGGCCGCACCGGCCCCGCGGCCCCATCGCAGCGCTCTACCGAGGCCCGGGCCCCAAATACCTGCTGCCCCCGAACATCG GCTACACCTTGCACGACCCgtcgcggccccgcgccccggccttCTCCTTCGGCGCGCGCCTCCCCCCGCCGCGGACGTTttgcggccccggccccggccacCTGGTTCCCGCTCGCATGACCGTGCGCGGCCCCGACGGCAGCCCCGCCTACTCCATCCacggccgcccgcgccccgcggcgCCCCTCCTCACTCCCGGACCGG GCAGGTACTTCCCCGAGCGAGCTGGGAACGCGACGTACCCCAGTGCACCTCGGCACAGCATCGCGCCCCGCAACTGGGGCGCCCACGCGGAGCAGCAGACCCCAGGTGGGCCCGGGAGGCCGCCCCGCGGGGACCCGGTGGGGACCCCCGTGCAGGCCGAGCCTCGCCCCCACCGTCCGctgctgccccccaggccccgcgACCTACACGGTGCCCTCGCTCCTGGGCCCGCGCGTCGTCGGTAAAGTCTCGGCCCCCACTTACTCCATCTACGGCCGCAGCGCAGTGGGCAGCTTCTGCGAGGACCTCAGCAAGgtgggggcggccgggggccggggcccaAGCTCGAGGCCTGCAGGCTGGACCCAGCGCCCCTGCCGCCCTCCCACAGACCCCGGGCCCCTGCGCCTACCACGTGGTGAGCCCCGCGATCTACAAGCCCCGGGCCCCCCAGTTCTCCATGCTGGCGCGGACCTCGCCCCCCCGGGACAACAGCCTGAATCCGGGGCCTGCGGCCTACAGCGTGGACCAG CACCGGAAGCCCCGCGGCTGGAGCTTCGGAATCCGGCACTCGGACTACTTGGCCCGGGTCCTGACCGACGCGGACGACTGA
- the LOC121491058 gene encoding protein SCO2 homolog, mitochondrial, whose product MLLLVWAPKPWHRLAHLKPSALRWTPGGRALHVSCGLLSTQGPGGTGRPSGPQGPGLRTRLLVTALFGAGLGGAWLAARKEKEQRQQLRRTEALRQAAVGQGDFSLLDHHGHTRCKADFRGQWVLLYFGFTHCPDICPDELEKLVQVVRDLEAEPGLPPVQPVFITVDPERDTVAAMARYVQDFHPRLLGLTGSAEQVAQVSRSYRVYYRAGPKDEDQDYIVDHSIAIYLLSPDGLFTDYYGRTASAQQIADSVRHHMAAFRSVLH is encoded by the coding sequence ATGCTGCTGCTGGTGTGGGCACCCAAGCCTTGGCACAGGCTTGCACATCTCAAGCCGTCAGCCCTCCGATGGACCCCAGGAGGCAGGGCCCTCCACGTGAGCTGCGGGCTCCTGTCCACGCAGGGCCCTGGAGGGACAGGCAGGCCCAGcggaccccagggccctgggcttcGGACCAGGCTGTTGGTCACCGCCCTGtttggggctgggctgggcggggcctggctggctgcaaggaaggagaaggagcagaggcagcagcTACGAAGGACAGAGGCCCTGCGCCAGGCGGCGGTGGGCCAGGGGGACTTCAGTCTGCTGGACCACCATGGACACACACGCTGCAAGGCCGACTTCCGGGGCCAGTGGGTGCTCCTGTACTTTGGGTTCACTCACTGCCCCGACATCTGCCCCGATGAGCTGGAAAAGCTGGTGCAGGTGGTCCGAGACCTAGAGGCCGAGCCTGGCCTGCCCCCTGTGCAGCCGGTCTTCATCACTGTGGACCCCGAGCGGGACACTGTCGCAGCCATGGCCCGCTACGTCCAGGACTTCCACCCGCGGCTGCTGGGCCTGACTGGGtctgctgagcaggtagcccagGTGAGCCGCAGCTACCGCGTGTACTACCGCGCCGGCCCCAAGGACGAGGACCAGGACTATATTGTGGACCACTCCATTGCCATCTACCTGCTCAGCCCCGATGGCCTCTTCACCGACTACTACGGCCGCACCGCATCCGCACAGCAGATCGCCGACAGCGTGCGGCACCACATGGCTGCCTTCCGCAGCGTCCTGCACTGA